A single Corynebacterium resistens DSM 45100 DNA region contains:
- a CDS encoding Cj0069 family protein, with the protein MHKNIVVFEVRGGNDKGEDGHRRDTMPIVNAIRDKGWGADVVYFDPEKVDEIFDEVSNNYDGYISRVNPGHIPGGEKSYFEMLTKLSEAGLVGMSTPAEMISYGAKDALVKLNTTDLVPEDTAAYYDVESFHETFPTSLSYGERVLKQNRGSTGSGIWRVQLQDKELAQSVEPGTALPLDTKLKCTEAVDNHTEIRELGDFMDFCDQYIVGDNGMLVDMRFMPRIVEGEIRILLVGPHPVFVVHKKPAEGGDNFSATLFSGAKYTYDKPEAWQDLVDMFAEARPVIAEKLGGDNIPLIWTADFMLADAKDGSDTYVLGEINCSCVGFTSELDMGIQQLVAEEAIKRIEEAHA; encoded by the coding sequence GTGCACAAGAACATTGTTGTATTCGAGGTCCGCGGCGGAAATGACAAGGGTGAGGATGGGCACCGTCGAGACACCATGCCCATTGTCAACGCAATTCGCGACAAGGGTTGGGGTGCCGACGTGGTCTACTTCGATCCCGAGAAGGTCGACGAAATCTTTGACGAAGTGAGCAACAACTACGACGGATACATTTCCCGCGTAAATCCAGGTCACATTCCTGGTGGTGAGAAGTCCTACTTTGAGATGTTGACTAAGCTGAGCGAAGCAGGCCTGGTGGGCATGTCCACCCCAGCTGAGATGATCAGCTACGGCGCCAAGGATGCATTGGTCAAGCTCAACACCACTGACCTGGTTCCCGAAGATACTGCCGCCTACTACGATGTGGAGTCCTTCCACGAGACTTTCCCAACCTCGCTGTCCTACGGCGAGCGTGTGCTCAAGCAAAACCGTGGCTCCACCGGTTCCGGTATCTGGCGCGTTCAGTTGCAGGATAAGGAGCTCGCCCAGTCCGTCGAGCCAGGTACGGCTCTTCCGCTGGATACCAAGCTCAAGTGCACGGAGGCTGTGGACAATCACACTGAGATCCGTGAGCTCGGTGATTTCATGGATTTCTGCGATCAGTACATCGTTGGTGACAACGGCATGCTCGTTGACATGCGCTTCATGCCTCGCATCGTAGAAGGTGAGATTCGCATCTTGCTGGTTGGTCCTCACCCGGTGTTCGTTGTGCACAAGAAGCCAGCCGAAGGTGGAGACAACTTTTCTGCAACTCTGTTCTCTGGCGCGAAGTACACCTATGACAAGCCCGAGGCGTGGCAGGATCTCGTTGACATGTTCGCCGAGGCCCGCCCAGTGATTGCAGAAAAGCTCGGTGGCGACAACATCCCACTGATCTGGACTGCAGACTTCATGCTGGCTGACGCTAAGGACGGCTCCGATACTTACGTGCTCGGCGAAATCAACTGCTCTTGCGTTGGCTTCACCTCCGAGCTCGACATGGGAATCCAGCAGCTCGTAGCCGAAGAAGCTATCAAGCGTATTGAGGAAGCGCACGCTTAA
- a CDS encoding sulfurtransferase: MGIPEDPSQHLQQYAHPNALVTSAWLGAKLGTPGLKVVESDEERQLYDIGHIPTAVRINWATELGDPTTRDIISAEQFGALMDSKGISRDDTVVIYGDQSNKWALYTLWIFEHYGHPDVRLLDGGRDAWMQEEKETSYDVPFNTTSGYATSMAPHNPSHLRIFVDEFKQKLDQLQILDLRTPEDFTGLNQDPRWARHGHIPGAINHSIGSSLFPNSRFRQIEELREAHAHLDPTAPTVVYCNDAATAAQQWFVLTHLLGWEDVRVYDGSWVEWGNMMRMPITR, from the coding sequence GTGGGAATTCCCGAAGATCCCAGCCAACATTTGCAGCAGTACGCACATCCAAACGCGCTGGTCACCAGCGCCTGGCTCGGTGCGAAGCTGGGCACTCCGGGCCTCAAAGTCGTCGAGAGTGACGAGGAACGGCAGCTGTATGACATTGGACACATACCGACTGCCGTGCGTATTAATTGGGCGACAGAGTTGGGTGACCCGACCACTCGAGACATTATTTCTGCAGAACAATTTGGAGCCCTGATGGACTCTAAGGGGATTTCCCGCGACGATACCGTGGTGATCTACGGCGATCAGTCCAATAAATGGGCTCTCTACACCCTGTGGATTTTCGAACACTATGGCCACCCGGATGTCCGGCTCCTCGATGGCGGTCGCGACGCCTGGATGCAAGAGGAAAAAGAAACCAGCTACGACGTACCTTTCAACACCACCTCTGGCTACGCAACCAGCATGGCACCCCACAATCCCTCTCATCTGCGCATTTTCGTTGATGAGTTCAAGCAGAAACTCGATCAGCTGCAGATCTTGGATTTGCGCACACCTGAAGATTTCACAGGGCTCAATCAGGACCCTCGCTGGGCACGCCACGGCCACATCCCCGGCGCTATCAACCACAGCATCGGCAGCAGCCTCTTTCCGAACTCTCGATTCCGCCAAATCGAGGAGCTCCGCGAGGCTCACGCACATCTCGACCCCACCGCCCCTACCGTCGTTTATTGCAATGATGCAGCCACCGCTGCGCAACAATGGTTTGTACTGACCCATCTGCTCGGATGGGAGGACGTGCGCGTCTACGACGGCTCCTGGGTGGAGTGGGGCAACATGATGCGGATGCCGATCACTCGCTAG
- a CDS encoding acetyl/propionyl/methylcrotonyl-CoA carboxylase subunit alpha yields MTQTATKISKVLIANRGEIAVRVIRATRDEGIASVAVYAEPDADAPFVRMADEAFALGGNTSAESYLNIEKILKAARDSGADAIHPGYGFLSENADFARAVIDAGLIWVGPSPEAISALGDKVTARNIAMKVNAPLTPGTKEPVKDAAEIQAFAAKHGLPIAVKAAFGGGGRGMKVAYTMEEIPELFESATREAIAAFGRGECFVERYLDRARHVEAQVVADKHGNVVVASTRDCSLQRRFQKLIEEAPAPFLTEEQNNRIYESAKDIVREAGYYGAGTVEYLVGSDGLISFLEVNTRLQVEHPVTEQVTGWDLVREQFRIAEGRELSRTTDPEIHGHSIEFRINGEDAASGFIPAPGRVTRYQEPSGPGVRMDSGIEQGTVIGGQFDSMLAKLIVTGATREEAIARSIRALDEYIVEGLPTVLPFHRAMMEDPAFTAPDGNYRVYTRWIEEEWNNNIPEYNEDPVAENDGDLVQLPKQKVIVEVDGRRVELLVPGELLHAGTQLRRSKRRRGSAGQIAITGDTVASPMQGTVIKVDVGEGQHVNEGDPILVLEAMKMENAVKAHKSGVVTNLSVVAGAAVTKNQALLDIAED; encoded by the coding sequence GTGACGCAGACAGCAACCAAGATCTCGAAGGTTCTCATTGCCAACCGAGGTGAAATTGCGGTCCGCGTGATCCGCGCAACCCGAGACGAAGGTATCGCGAGCGTCGCAGTTTATGCTGAGCCCGATGCGGACGCGCCTTTCGTTCGCATGGCTGATGAAGCTTTCGCACTCGGTGGAAACACCTCGGCCGAGTCATACCTCAACATCGAGAAGATCCTCAAGGCTGCACGGGATTCTGGTGCCGACGCCATCCACCCCGGCTACGGATTCCTCTCCGAGAACGCCGATTTCGCTCGGGCTGTCATCGATGCCGGCCTGATTTGGGTTGGCCCCAGCCCAGAAGCCATCTCGGCACTTGGCGATAAGGTGACCGCCCGCAACATCGCAATGAAGGTCAACGCGCCCTTGACCCCCGGCACCAAAGAACCGGTCAAGGATGCTGCGGAAATTCAAGCTTTCGCTGCCAAACACGGCCTCCCCATTGCAGTTAAAGCTGCATTCGGTGGCGGCGGCCGCGGCATGAAGGTTGCGTACACGATGGAAGAGATCCCGGAGCTCTTCGAATCCGCCACTCGCGAGGCTATCGCGGCATTCGGCCGTGGGGAGTGCTTTGTCGAGCGCTATCTGGACCGCGCGCGACACGTGGAAGCGCAGGTGGTAGCTGATAAGCACGGCAACGTGGTTGTCGCTTCCACACGTGATTGCTCCTTGCAGCGTCGCTTCCAAAAGCTCATCGAAGAAGCCCCTGCCCCATTCCTCACCGAGGAGCAGAACAATCGGATCTATGAATCCGCAAAGGACATCGTGCGCGAAGCAGGATACTACGGCGCAGGCACGGTGGAATACCTCGTGGGCAGCGACGGCCTCATCAGCTTCCTTGAGGTCAACACGCGCCTCCAAGTAGAACACCCTGTTACCGAACAAGTAACGGGCTGGGATCTGGTGCGCGAGCAGTTCCGCATTGCAGAAGGCAGGGAGCTATCCCGCACTACTGATCCAGAGATCCACGGCCACTCCATCGAATTCCGCATCAACGGGGAGGACGCGGCGTCAGGATTCATACCTGCCCCAGGTCGCGTTACCCGCTACCAAGAGCCCTCCGGCCCCGGTGTGCGCATGGATTCAGGTATCGAGCAAGGTACTGTCATCGGCGGACAATTTGATTCGATGCTGGCAAAGCTTATCGTTACCGGTGCTACCCGCGAGGAAGCCATTGCACGCTCTATCCGCGCTCTCGATGAATACATCGTGGAGGGGCTACCGACGGTTCTTCCCTTCCACCGCGCGATGATGGAGGATCCAGCCTTCACCGCCCCGGATGGAAATTACCGCGTCTACACCCGGTGGATTGAGGAAGAGTGGAATAACAACATTCCCGAGTACAACGAGGATCCTGTGGCGGAGAACGATGGCGACCTCGTACAGCTACCGAAGCAGAAAGTGATTGTCGAGGTCGATGGTCGGCGCGTAGAGCTTCTCGTCCCTGGCGAACTACTTCATGCAGGAACGCAGCTGCGCCGGTCGAAGCGCCGTCGCGGAAGCGCAGGCCAGATCGCAATCACTGGAGACACAGTTGCCTCCCCAATGCAGGGCACCGTTATCAAGGTGGATGTGGGCGAAGGGCAGCACGTCAACGAAGGCGATCCGATTTTGGTTCTCGAAGCTATGAAGATGGAAAACGCCGTGAAGGCTCATAAGAGTGGCGTAGTGACCAATCTTTCCGTAGTAGCCGGAGCCGCTGTCACCAAAAATCAAGCGTTGCTCGACATTGCCGAAGATTAA
- a CDS encoding DUF1707 SHOCT-like domain-containing protein → MSNPAPFPQHPNSPHSYGSHGNPGFAKPVSPGNDSPAGLRISDQDRQKAVEALGSHFAEGRLQLSEYEDRVGRASDATTADDLNALFVDLPALKPDAPLMPMYSASEVERARLNGSRPKTGIMMLTIIGAIVATALLNPLWGNSGLLMFLIPTVAVLLYVLKIGPDHWHQPSQRALERARLRSMRVEQRLQAEQLRAQRQQQRAELTSNAMHLANRGLNRFHNPRR, encoded by the coding sequence ATGTCCAATCCTGCGCCGTTTCCCCAGCACCCCAACTCCCCCCACTCCTACGGCTCCCACGGCAACCCAGGTTTCGCCAAGCCCGTGAGCCCAGGAAACGACAGTCCAGCTGGACTGCGCATTAGCGATCAGGATCGCCAAAAAGCTGTGGAGGCGCTGGGCTCACACTTTGCCGAGGGACGTTTGCAGCTGAGCGAGTACGAAGATCGCGTAGGGCGAGCCTCGGATGCTACTACCGCTGATGACCTCAATGCGCTTTTCGTCGACCTACCCGCACTGAAGCCAGATGCCCCCTTGATGCCAATGTATTCTGCTTCCGAGGTAGAACGCGCACGGTTGAACGGCAGTCGCCCAAAAACGGGGATCATGATGCTAACAATCATTGGCGCGATCGTTGCTACTGCCTTGCTCAACCCGCTGTGGGGTAATTCAGGGTTGCTAATGTTCCTTATCCCAACCGTCGCCGTGTTGCTCTACGTGCTCAAAATCGGTCCGGATCATTGGCATCAACCCAGCCAGCGTGCACTCGAACGCGCACGCTTGCGCAGTATGCGTGTGGAACAACGTTTGCAAGCCGAGCAGCTACGAGCGCAGCGCCAACAACAACGCGCCGAATTAACAAGCAACGCAATGCACCTCGCCAACCGTGGATTGAATCGCTTCCACAATCCGCGCCGCTAA
- a CDS encoding NAD-dependent succinate-semialdehyde dehydrogenase, with translation MSTFAIENPSTGKTEDTFERIDDSARDGILDRSTNAFASWRQTSIDERAAILFRVAELYEDRKAELAEHIGREMGKLARWAEAEIDIVADIYRWYAEHAHELLADEHLPAQNAQKSVVKKEPLGPLLGIMPWNFPYYQVARFAAPNLLLGNTIVLKHASICPLSSQACQDILEEAGLPKDAYINIYASGSQMDAFVADPRIKGVSLTGSEGAGAAVAKTAGENYKKSVLELGGNDPFIVLDDDNLDWVLDQFALIRMYNTGQACNAPKRLIVQEEFYDRTVSYLEDKISGMKVGSYDDADADIGPLSSIDARDEIVSRLEQAAADGTATIRVGGKKVEREGAYMEPTLLTDVDPSSDVGCNEIFGPVAIVYKAKSVEDAIAIANNSDYGLSSSVWSSDLDAAFEVAQQLNDGMTFVNEASVTAAGLPFGGVNRSGYGRELARWGVGEFVNEHLYRVSDQRSAGNSPAL, from the coding sequence ATGAGCACTTTTGCGATTGAGAACCCAAGCACTGGAAAGACTGAAGATACTTTCGAGCGTATCGATGATTCCGCTCGCGACGGGATCCTAGATCGCTCCACGAACGCATTCGCTTCTTGGCGCCAGACTTCAATTGATGAGCGCGCGGCCATCCTCTTCCGCGTAGCGGAACTGTATGAAGATCGTAAGGCGGAGTTAGCAGAACACATTGGCCGGGAAATGGGGAAGCTCGCCCGCTGGGCTGAGGCCGAGATTGATATCGTGGCCGACATTTACCGTTGGTACGCAGAACACGCCCACGAACTACTCGCAGACGAGCATCTCCCCGCACAAAACGCACAGAAATCGGTGGTGAAGAAGGAACCACTCGGCCCATTGTTGGGCATCATGCCATGGAACTTTCCCTACTACCAAGTTGCACGTTTCGCGGCGCCTAACCTGCTGCTCGGTAACACCATTGTGCTGAAGCACGCTTCCATCTGCCCGCTATCCTCCCAGGCTTGCCAAGACATTCTGGAGGAAGCGGGCCTGCCCAAGGATGCGTACATCAACATCTACGCATCTGGTTCGCAAATGGATGCTTTCGTCGCCGACCCCCGCATCAAGGGTGTCTCCCTCACTGGTTCTGAGGGTGCTGGTGCCGCAGTCGCCAAGACTGCCGGCGAGAACTACAAGAAGTCCGTCCTCGAGCTCGGTGGCAACGACCCGTTCATCGTGCTTGACGACGACAACCTGGATTGGGTACTCGACCAATTCGCCCTCATCCGCATGTACAACACTGGCCAGGCTTGCAATGCCCCTAAGCGCCTCATTGTGCAGGAGGAGTTCTACGACCGCACAGTTTCCTACTTAGAAGACAAAATCTCGGGAATGAAGGTTGGCTCCTACGATGATGCCGATGCCGATATCGGGCCGCTTTCTTCCATCGACGCCCGCGATGAGATTGTCTCGCGCCTTGAGCAGGCCGCCGCGGATGGCACGGCCACGATTCGCGTAGGCGGCAAGAAAGTCGAACGCGAGGGAGCATACATGGAACCCACGCTGCTCACGGACGTGGATCCTTCCTCCGATGTGGGGTGTAACGAGATCTTCGGCCCCGTGGCGATTGTCTATAAGGCAAAGAGCGTAGAGGATGCTATAGCCATTGCAAACAACTCTGACTACGGCCTTTCTAGTTCTGTATGGAGCTCCGATCTAGATGCTGCCTTCGAGGTAGCTCAGCAACTCAATGATGGAATGACATTCGTCAACGAAGCATCCGTGACCGCCGCTGGCCTCCCCTTCGGGGGTGTGAACCGTTCGGGCTATGGTCGTGAGCTGGCCCGCTGGGGCGTAGGCGAATTCGTCAACGAACACCTTTACCGCGTCAGTGATCAGCGCAGTGCGGGTAATTCTCCGGCGCTGTAA
- a CDS encoding amidohydrolase: MKTQENIPQPARAKVEKIQVNSSQVSTFVSDWVQENDSRVVGWRRHLHRNPELSHMEYLTTDFIMETLSAAGLQPERLPTNGVVADIGPVNEPMIAFRGDIDALPIQEVTGLDFASEVPGVMHACGHDMHTTVVLGLAVALAAFVDAHGPDALGVRVRFIFQPAEEVMDGGATEVIAAGALNGVSQIFALHCEPKLRSGEVGLRVGAITSASDVVEIVLRGTGGHTSRPHLTSDLVFAAGLVATQLPLQFTRRVDPRSGTVVTFGAINGGATFNAIPEEVRLLGTFRTADVSVWRQGEELITELVEDIVRPTGAKVEIRYTKGVPPVSNDDVSTSLLAQAVKEVDPHALKEAPQSSGGEDFSWYLEHVPGSMARLGTWNGKGERPDLHQPDIVFDERALRVGIRMFAGVVEQFRQDREWPEGVGL, encoded by the coding sequence ATGAAAACTCAAGAAAATATTCCCCAGCCAGCTAGAGCGAAGGTGGAAAAAATTCAGGTGAATAGCTCACAGGTCTCGACATTTGTCAGTGATTGGGTTCAAGAAAACGATTCTCGCGTGGTGGGGTGGCGTCGCCACCTGCACCGTAACCCTGAGCTATCTCACATGGAATACCTCACCACGGATTTCATCATGGAGACTTTGAGTGCTGCTGGCCTGCAGCCCGAGCGGCTTCCCACCAATGGTGTGGTTGCAGACATCGGCCCGGTAAATGAGCCCATGATCGCGTTTCGTGGGGATATAGATGCCCTTCCGATTCAAGAGGTCACCGGCCTTGATTTTGCTTCTGAGGTGCCGGGGGTCATGCATGCCTGTGGTCATGACATGCACACCACTGTGGTATTGGGGTTGGCCGTTGCTCTGGCTGCTTTTGTCGACGCCCACGGGCCAGACGCCCTCGGTGTGCGCGTGCGCTTCATTTTCCAGCCAGCCGAGGAGGTCATGGATGGCGGCGCGACCGAAGTGATTGCTGCGGGAGCTCTGAATGGTGTGAGCCAGATTTTCGCACTGCACTGCGAACCGAAGTTACGTTCGGGGGAAGTGGGGCTGCGCGTGGGTGCAATCACAAGCGCGTCCGATGTCGTGGAAATCGTATTGCGGGGGACTGGAGGCCACACTTCGCGTCCGCATTTGACCAGCGATTTGGTTTTCGCTGCGGGGCTGGTAGCGACTCAACTTCCTTTGCAATTTACCCGTCGCGTAGATCCCCGCAGTGGCACCGTGGTGACGTTTGGGGCAATTAATGGAGGCGCGACCTTTAATGCGATTCCCGAGGAAGTTCGCCTGTTGGGAACGTTCCGCACCGCAGACGTCAGTGTTTGGCGCCAGGGTGAAGAACTAATCACGGAACTCGTTGAAGATATCGTGCGCCCCACAGGGGCAAAGGTGGAGATTCGTTATACCAAGGGTGTTCCACCCGTGAGCAATGATGATGTGAGTACTTCACTGCTTGCGCAGGCGGTGAAGGAAGTGGATCCGCATGCACTGAAGGAAGCCCCACAATCTAGCGGTGGCGAGGATTTCAGCTGGTACCTCGAGCACGTGCCAGGATCCATGGCGCGCTTGGGCACATGGAACGGCAAGGGGGAACGCCCAGATCTACATCAGCCGGATATCGTGTTCGATGAACGCGCACTGCGGGTAGGGATCCGCATGTTCGCGGGGGTCGTTGAGCAATTCCGGCAAGACCGGGAGTGGCCCGAGGGCGTTGGGCTATAG
- a CDS encoding purine-nucleoside phosphorylase, with protein MSTQDPYEIACTAATQLKDKLGVDSFDAAVVLGSGWRPAADVMTNGATDVVEFPMAELPGFLPPTAEGHGGTIRYAKLGDKSVLILLGRTHAYEGHELWRTAHAVRTVAAAGVNTLVLTNAAGGLLEGMRVGEPVLISDHINFTAKTPLQGANFVNLVDAYSPRLRAAARQLRPNMREAVYAMMPGPQYETPAEIHMLRTLGAGLVGMSTVYETIAAREADVEVLGISLVTNLAAGITGEPLNHTEVLEAGRAAAQDMGELLAELVGSL; from the coding sequence ATGAGCACTCAAGACCCGTACGAAATTGCTTGCACTGCCGCCACGCAACTGAAGGACAAGTTGGGCGTTGATTCCTTTGACGCCGCCGTGGTCCTCGGATCCGGGTGGCGGCCCGCGGCGGACGTGATGACCAACGGCGCTACTGACGTGGTGGAGTTCCCGATGGCGGAACTTCCGGGCTTTTTGCCCCCGACTGCCGAAGGGCATGGGGGAACCATCCGCTACGCCAAGCTGGGCGATAAGTCCGTACTCATTTTGCTGGGCCGGACGCACGCCTATGAAGGCCATGAGTTGTGGCGCACTGCTCACGCTGTTCGCACCGTCGCAGCTGCCGGTGTGAACACGCTTGTTTTGACCAATGCCGCTGGCGGTCTTCTGGAAGGGATGCGGGTTGGTGAGCCCGTGTTAATCTCCGACCACATCAACTTCACCGCCAAGACCCCGCTACAGGGAGCGAATTTTGTAAACCTCGTGGACGCATACTCACCACGTCTGCGTGCAGCCGCGCGCCAACTTCGCCCCAACATGCGCGAAGCGGTCTACGCGATGATGCCCGGACCACAGTATGAAACTCCAGCGGAGATCCACATGCTTCGCACTCTCGGCGCTGGGCTAGTGGGGATGTCCACGGTGTATGAGACCATTGCCGCCCGCGAAGCTGACGTGGAAGTTTTGGGCATCTCCCTAGTGACCAATTTGGCGGCAGGCATCACTGGCGAACCGCTTAATCACACCGAGGTACTGGAGGCGGGTCGCGCTGCTGCCCAAGATATGGGTGAATTACTCGCGGAACTGGTGGGTTCCCTGTAA